TTCTTAGCACATGGTTTTGGAGCTGTGAGACTCACCAACATTGTAGCCTTGATATCAAGATCTATTGGACCTTCGTCTACGTCCCAACCTGATGGAATATCTACAGAAACTATGGGAGATATCTTTCCGTGATTTTCTGAAAGAAAGGATATTAAGTCTTTGAAGGGTTCTCTTACGGGAGGCTTGAACGAGAATCCAAACAACGAGTCTATGATTAGGCCCGTTGATTCTTCCAAAGCCAATTGTTTGACTTCATCCAAAGTCTCGACTTCTCCTACATCTAAGTCTTGCAATTGAGTTACCAAATTAGCATAAAGAGGATTTTTTGTCCTTTTTGGATAGTACAAGACGGGGTCGTATCCTCCCCAGAGCTTTAAATGGCGAGCAGCCACCAAGCCATCGCCTCCGTTGTTTCCCGGAC
This Scheffersomyces stipitis CBS 6054 chromosome 3, complete sequence DNA region includes the following protein-coding sequences:
- a CDS encoding YjeF-related protein (go_function molecular function unknown), yielding MLRSSFKTLSAKAAAQLDQELMSTGAFSIDQLMELAGLSVAQAIYKQYPPPTASKVSRVLVLVGPGNNGGDGLVAARHLKLWGGYDPVLYYPKRTKNPLYANLVTQLQDLDVGEVETLDEVKQLALEESTGLIIDSLFGFSFKPPVREPFKDLISFLSENHGKISPIVSVDIPSGWDVDEGPIDLDIKATMLVSLTAPKPCAKKFVSYGSDKIHYLGGRFINGKIAAKYDIQDLIAKYKDNDLIVKL